A region from the Vicia villosa cultivar HV-30 ecotype Madison, WI linkage group LG3, Vvil1.0, whole genome shotgun sequence genome encodes:
- the LOC131659393 gene encoding uncharacterized protein LOC131659393, with the protein MDFVTHLPSSFGHSVIWVVCDRLTKFVHFVALPTHFTAQDLERRFSIEICRLHGVPKSIVSDRDPLFLSAFWKELFRVQGTTLKYSTAYHPETDGQTEVVNRSLETYLRCFTSNLPRMWFKFLHLAEYWHNSTFHSSISMTPFEALYGRAPPATKDYIQGNASIPSLDSALLNRQTIINTLKHNLVRSQKLMAVQANKKRRDVTFAVGDFAWLRLQPYRQTSVQRRTSQKLSKRFFGPFRILRRIGPIAYELQLPSSSRIHPVFHVSQLRAYHGSDPQRDMVPIPDYIREDVLVESSKEDLEFTTSDVQKESSEIEQSTHVGSKRSENQNSRSNSPIYGTASPSSLLSPSSPSKLIPPVTKPSPPSIHIGSSSNPVSSFQLPTPRDYSNPLLKLNNGHQLYPTSLKPHVSAPGFSKTTSSPFNAQQNRDPLNPSPPSDSQRPSVLSSPHATYPSSGPKTPSSYSANCSPLVYPSVSEIPLTCSPLRPQIFPSGPLNSDQGPISFTPNLEDKVFSGPDSNVRALDRSRRVTKRPIWQQDFILE; encoded by the coding sequence atggattttgtgaccCATCTTCCTTCATCTTTCGGACATTCTGTAATCTGGGTTGTCTGTGACAGATTGACCAAGTTTGTACACTTCGTGGCTTTACCGACCCACTTCACCGCGCAAGACTTGGAAAGACGATTTTCCATTGAGATCTGTCGGTTGCATGGCGTTCCTAAATCGATTGTCTCGGACAGAGATCCGCTGTTCTTGAGTGCCTTCTGGAAAGAGCTTTTCCGTGTCCAAGGAACAACCCTGAAGTATAGTACGGCTTATCACCCAGaaactgatggtcaaacggaagTCGTAAATCGAAGTTTAGAAACATACCTTCGGTGTTTCACGAGCAACCTTCCACGCATGTGGTTCAAATTCCTTCACTTGGCAGAATATTGGCACAACTCCACATTCCATTCATCCATCAGCATGACTCCCTTTGAAGCGCTCTACGGACGTGCACCCCCAGCAACAAAAGACTATATCCAAGGGAACGCAAGCATCCCTTCTCTGGACTCCGCCCTGCTAAACAGACAAACAATCATTAACACTCTGAAACATAACTTAGTTCGCAGTCAGAAACTCATGGCCGTACAAGCAAATAAGAAACGACGAGATGTTACCTTTGCCGTCGGAGACTTTGCTTGGCTGCGTCTTCAACCTTATCGGCAAACGTCGGTCCAACGGAGAACCTCACAGAAGTTATCGAAGCGTTTTTTTGGACCTTTTCGGATCTTGCGTCGTATCGGACCCATTGCTTACGAGCTTCAGCTTCCAAGCTCATCTCGCATCCACCCGGTTTTTCACGTTTCACAGTTAAGGGCTTATCATGGTAGTGACCCACAAAGAGACATGGTACCCATTCCAGATTACATTAGAGAGGATGTTTTGGTGGAAAGTTCAAAAGAAGATTTGGAGTTTACGACAAGCGATGTTCAGAAAGAGAGTTCAGAGATAGAACAAAGTACACATGTGGGTTCCAAAAGAAGTGAAAATCAAAACTCACGTTCTAACTCTCCTATTTATGGTACAGCGTCTCCCTCATCTTTGTTGAGTCCATCTTCACCGTCAAAATTAATTCCACCTGTCACCAAACCATCTCCACCTTCCATCCACATTGGATCCTCTTCAAATCCTGTGTCCTCTTTTCAACTCCCCACCCCACGTGACTATTCAAACCcactattaaaattaaataatggtCACCAGCTGTACCCAACTTCCTTGAAACCTCACGTTTCCGCCCCTGGTTTTAGCAAAACCACTTCCTCTCCATTCAATGCTCAGCAGAACCGGGACCCACTAAATCCTTCCCCACCGTCAGATTCCCAACGGCCCTCCGTGCTTTCTTCTCCTCACGCCACCTATCCTTCCTCGGGCCCCAAAACACCTTCCTCATATTCTGCCAACTGTTCCCCACTTGTGTATCCCTCTGTTTCCGAGATTCCACTTACGTGTTCTCCTCTCCGCCCTCAGATTTTTCCAAGTGGGCCACTCAATTCAGATCAGGGCCCAATCTCTTTTACAcctaaccttgaggacaaggtttttAGTGGGCCGGATAGTAATGTTAGAGCGCTGGACAGGTCCAGGAGAGTCACAAAAAGGCCCATATGGCAGCAAGATTTTATTCTGGAATAA